A genomic region of Oryza glaberrima chromosome 1, OglaRS2, whole genome shotgun sequence contains the following coding sequences:
- the LOC127770798 gene encoding ATP synthase subunit beta, mitochondrial-like, whose translation MATRRALTSVLRSASRLRAASPSPCPRRAPLHPHHRPSPAGFLLNRAAAAYASSAAAQAAPAPPPASGKATGGGKITDEFTGAGAVGQVCQVIGAVVDVRFDEGLPPILTALEVLDHNIRLVLEVAQHLGENMVRTIAMDGTEGLVRGQRVLNTGSPITVPVGRATLGRIMNVIGEPIDEKGDITTNHFLPIHREAPAFVEQATEQQILVTGIKVVDLLAPYQRGGKIGLFGGAGVGKTVLIMELINNVAKAHGGFSVFAGVGERTREGNDLYREMIESGVIKLGDKQSESKCALVYGQMNEPPGARARVGLTGLTVAEHFRDAEGQDVLLFIDNIFRFTQANSEVSALLGRIPSAVGYQPTLATDLGGLQERITTTKKGSITSVQAIYVPADDLTDPAPATTFAHLDATTVLSRQISELGIYPAVDPLDSTSRMLSPHVLGEDHYNTARGVQKVLQNYKNLQDIIAILGMDELSEDDKLTVARARKIQRFLSQPFHVAEVFTGAPGKYVELKESVQSFQGVLDGKYDDLPEQSFYMVGGIDEVIAKAEKIAKESAS comes from the exons atggcgacccGCCGGGCCCTCACCTCCGTCCtccgctccgcctcccgcctccgcgccgcctccccttccccgtgcccgcgccgcgcgccgctccacccccaccaccgccCGTCCCCCGCGGGCTTCCTCCtgaaccgcgccgccgccgcctacgcgtcgtccgccgcggcgcaggcggcCCCTGCGCCTCCCCCCGCGTCGGGCAAGGCCACCGGGGGCGGCAAGATCACCGATGAGTTCACGGGCGCTGGCGCCGTCGGGCAGGTGTGCCAGGTGATTGGCGCCGTCGTGGACGTGCGGTTCGACGAGGGCCTGCCCCCGATCCTGACCGCGCTGGAGGTGCTCGACCACAACATCCGCCTCGTGCTCGAGGTGGCGCAGCATCTCGGGGAGAACATGGTGCGCACCATCGCCATGGACGGGACCGAGGGGCTCGTTCGCGGCCAGCGCGTGCTCAACACCGGCTCTCCCATCACT GTTCCTGTTGGTAGGGCCACACTTGGGCGTATTATGAATGTCATCGGTGAGCCTATTGATGAGAAGGGAGATATCA CAACAAACCACTTCCTCCCTATCCATCGTGAAGCCCCTGCTTTTGTTGAGCAAGCTACAGAGCAACAGATTCTTGTTACTGGAATTAAG GTCGTGGATCTCCTTGCACCTTATCAAAGAGGTGGTAAAATTGGTCTCTTCGGTGGTGCTGGGGTGGGCAAAACTGTACTTATTATGGAGTTGATCAACAATGTTGCGAAGGCTCATG GTGGTTTCTCTGTCTTTGCTGGTGTTGGAGAACGTACTCGTGAGGGTAATGACTTGTACAGGGAAATGATTGAGAGTGGTGTGATTAAGCTTGGTGACAAGCAG AGTGAGAGCAAGTGTGCTCTTGTCTACGGGCAAATGAATGAGCCCCCGGGTGCTCGTGCTCGTGTTGGACTGACTGGTTTGACTGTTGCCGAGCATTTCCGTGATGCTGAAGGGCAGGATGTGCTTCTCTTCATTGATAACATTTTCCGTTTCACTCAG GCAAACTCCGAGGTGTCTGCCCTGCTTGGACGTATCCCATCTGCTGTGGGATACCAGCCAACCCTTGCTACTGATCTTGGAGGACTGCAGGAGCGGATTACCACCACAAAGAAGGGTTCTATCACATCTGTTCAAGCTATTTATGTGCCTGCTGATGACTTGACAGATCCTGCCCCTGCTACTACATTTGCCCATCTTGATGCTACTACTGTGTTGTCACGACAG ATTTCTGAGCTTGGTATTTATCCTGCTGTCGATCCTTTGGATTCCACATCCAGAATGTTGTCTCCCCATGTACTGGGTGAGGACCACTACAACACAGCTCGTGGTGTTCAGAAGGTTCTTCAGAATTACAAGAATCTTCAAGATATTATTGCCATTCTGGGAATGGACGAGCTCAGTGAGGATGATAAGTTGACAGTCGCTCGTGCTAGGAAGATTCAGCGGTTCCTTAGCCAGCCCTTCCACGTTGCCGAAGTTTTCACGGGTGCACCTGGAAAGTATGTTGAGCTGAAGGAGAGCGTTCAAAGTTTCCAG GGTGTATTGGACGGGAAGTATGATGACCTTCCTGAGCAGTCATTCTACATGGTTGGAGGAATCGATGAGGTCATTGCCAAGGCAGAGAAGATTGCCAAGGAGTCCGCTTCATAA
- the LOC127770788 gene encoding 65-kDa microtubule-associated protein 3, producing MSSAVKDQLHQMSTTCDSLLLELNVIWDEVGEPDTTRDRMLLELEQECLEVYRRKVDQANRSRAQLRKAIAEGEAELAGICSAMGEPPVHVRQSNQKLHGLREELNAIVPYLEEMKKKKVERWNQFVHVIEQIKKISSEIRPADFVPFKVPVDQSDLSLRKLDELTKDLESLQKEKSDRLKQVIEHLNSLHSLCEVLGIDFKQTVYEVHPSLDEAEGSKNLSNTTIERLAAAANRLREMKIQRMQKLQDFASSMLELWNLMDTPLEEQQMFQNITCNIAASEQEITEPNTLSTDFLNYVESEVLRLEQLKASKMKDLVLKKKAELEEHRRRAHLVGEEGYAEEFSIEAIEAGAIDPSLVLEQIEAHIATVKEEAFSRKDILEKVERWQNACEEEAWLEDYNKDDNRYNAGRGAHLTLKRAEKARTLVNKIPGMVDVLRTKIAAWKNERGKEDFTYDGVSLSSMLDEYMFVRQEKEQEKKRQRDQKKLQDQLKAEQEALYGSKPSPSKPLSTKKAPRHSMGGANRRLSLGGATMQPPKTDILHSKSVRAAKKTEEIGTLSPSSRGLDIAGLPIKKLSFNASTLRETETPRKPFAQITPGNSVSSTPVRPITNNTEDDENRTPKTFTALNPKTPMTVTAPMQMAMTPSLANKVSATPVSLVYDKPEVTLQEDIDYSFEERRLAIYLARQMV from the exons ATGAGTAGCGCGGTGAAGGACCAGCTTCACCAGATGTCGACGACATGCGATTCGCTTCTACTGGAGCTCAAT GTGATTTGGGATGAGGTCGGTGAGCCCGACACGACGAGGGACAGGATGCTGCTGGAGCTCGAGCAGGAGTGCCTGGAGGTCTACAGGCGGAAGGTCGACCAGGCGAACCGGAGCCGCGCCCAGCTGCGGAAGGCCATCGCCGAGGGCGAGGCAGAGCTCGCCGGCATCTGCTCAGCCATGGGCGAGCCGCCCGTGCACGTTAGACAG TCAAATCAGAAGCTTCATGGCTTAAGAGAGGAGTTGAATGCAATTGTTCCGTATTTGgaagaaatgaaaaagaaaaaggtcgAACGATGGAACCAGTTTGTTCATGTCATAGAGCAGATTAAGAAAATTTCGTCTGAAATAAGGCCAGCCGATTTTGTTCCCTTTAAAGTTCCGGTTGATCAGTCTGACCTGTCATTAAGAAAGCTTGATGAGTTGACGAAGGACCTGGAATCCCTTCAGAAGGAGAAG AGCGATCGGCTAAAGCAAGTGATAGAACATTTGAATTCTTTGCATTCCTTATGTGAGGTGCTTGGCATAGACTTCAAGCAAACAGTATATGAGGTGCACCCTAGCTTGGACGAAGCTGAAGGATCAAAGAACCTGAGCAACACTACAATTGAGAGGCTTGCTGCTGCCGCAAACAGACTGCGTGAAATGAAGATCCAAAGGATGCAAAAG CTTCAAGATTTTGCTTCTAGCATGCTCGAGCTATGGAATCTCATGGATACTCCACTTGAAGAGCAGCAGATGTTTCAGAATATAACATGCAATATTGCTGCTTCAGAACAAGAGATAACTGAACCAAACACCCTCTCCACAGATTTCCTGAATTAT GTCGAATCTGAGGTGTTAAGGCTTGAACAACTGAAAGCAAGTAAGATGAAAGATcttgttttaaaaaagaaagcagAACTTGAAGAGCATAGAAGACGTGCTCATCTTGTTGGCGAGGAAGGTTATGCAGAGGAGTTTAGCATTGAAGCTATTGAAGCTG GAGCTATTGATCCCTCACTAGTACTTGAACAAATTGAAGCTCACATTGCAACAGTGAAAGAGGAAGCTTTTAGCCGGAAGGATATTCTTGAGAAAGTTGAAAGATGGCAAAATGCTTGTGAAGAGGAAGCCTGGCTGGAAGATTACAACAAA GATGATAATCGTTACAATGCTGGGAGGGGAGCACATCTAACACTAAAGAGGGCTGAAAAGGCTCGTACTTTGGTCAACAAGATTCCTG GAATGGTAGATGTTTTGAGAACAAAAATTGCTGCATGGAAAAATGAACGAGGAAAGGAGGATTTCACATATGATGGT GTTAGCCTTTCGTCAATGCTTGATGAATATATGTTCGTTCGTCAGGAGAAAGAGCAAGAGAAGAAGAGACAAAGG GATCAGAAGAAGCTCCAGGATCAGCTCAAAGCGGAGCAGGAAGCTTTGTACGGATCAAAACCCAGTCCATCCAAGCCCCTAAGTACAAAGAAGGCACCTAGGCACTCTATGGGTGGTGCAAACCGAAGGCTATCTCTTGGTGGAGCCACCATGCAACCCCCGAAGACTGATATACTGCATTCAAAGTCTGTTCGTGCTGCCAAGAAAACTGAAGAAATCGGCACTTTGTCCCCTA GTAGTAGAGGTTTGGACATTGCCGGATTGCCTATCAAGAAGTTGTCTTTCAATGCCAGTACTCTACGTGAGACGGAGACACCTCGTAAACCTTTTGCTCAGATCACACCAGGAAACAGTGTCTCGTCGACGCCTGTGCGCCCTATCACCAATAACACTGAGGATGATGAGAACAGGACTCCGAAGACATTTACAGCACTGAATCCCAAGACTCCGATGACTGTTACGGCTCCAATGCAGATGGCAATGACTCCCTCTCTGGCCAACAAGGTTTCAGCAACTCCAGTTTCCCTTGTTTACGACAAGCCAGAGGTAACATTGCAGGAGGACATCGACTACTCCTTTGAAGAAAGGCGGCTCGCCATCTATCTGGCCAGGCAAATGGTTTAA
- the LOC127758341 gene encoding uncharacterized protein LOC127758341 gives MGNHLASCTMARVPGAARGAKVVLPDGAVRAVKVPAKAAELMLEAPGHFLADARALRAGGRIAALGADEDLELGGLYAAFPMKRLGAPAAPADMARLAAAVSRDQAAARRSSATAKVAAVVVAPQHDAAMAEEEEDAARPRLDEMAVGDAAAEAEISELKQRISGGRRSRRPTLETIHEESYAPAARC, from the coding sequence ATGGGGAACCACCTGGCGTCGTGCACGATGGCGAGGGTGCCGGgggcggcgaggggggcgaAGGTGGTGCTGCCGGACGGCGCGGTGAGGGCGGTGAAGGtgccggcgaaggcggcggagcTGATGCTCGAGGCGCCGGGCCACTTCctcgcggacgcgcgcgcgctgcGGGCGGGGGGAAGGATCGCGGcgctcggcgccgacgaggacctcgagctcgGGGGCCTGTACGCCGCGTTCCCCATGAAGCGACTGggcgcgcccgccgcgccggcggacATGGCGCGCCTGGCGGCCGCGGTGTCCAGGGATCAGGCCGCCGCGCGGAGGTCGTCCGCCACGGCCAAGGTGGCGGCCGTCGTGGTGGCGCCGCAGCACGACGCCGCgatggccgaggaggaggaagacgccgCGCGGCCGAGGCTGGACGAGATGGCcgtgggcgacgcggcggccgaggcggagaTCAGCGAGCTCAAGCAGCGGATCAGCGGCGGCCGCCGGTCGAGGCGGCCGACGTTGGAGACCATACACGAGGAGAGCTACGCTCCAGCAGCAAGATGCTAG
- the LOC127756741 gene encoding gallate 1-beta-glucosyltransferase 84A24-like, which produces MSQETPARRSPPHLLLVSAPLQGHVNPLLCLGGRLSSRGLLVTFTTVPHDGLKLKLQPNDDGAAMDVGSGRLRFEPLRGGRLWAPADPRYRAPGDMQRHIQDAGPAALEGLIRRQANAGRPVSFIVANAFAPWAAGVARDMGVPRAMLWTQSCAVLSLYYHHLYSLVAFPPAGAETGLPVPVPGLPALTVGELPALVYAPEPNVWRQALVADLVSLHDTLPWVLVNTFDELERVAIEALRAHLPVVPVGPLFDTGSGAGEDDDCVAWLDAQPPRSVVFVAFGSVVVIGRDETAEVAEGLASTGHPFLWVVRDDSRELHPHGESGGGGDKGKVVAWCEQRRVLAHPAVGCFVTHCGWNSTTEALAAGVPVVAYPAWSDQITNAKLLADVYGVGVRLPVPPTRDALRRCVDEVMSGPEAEAMRLRAREWSDKASAAVANGGSSDMGIRDFADALLSLSVEHGC; this is translated from the coding sequence ATGAGCCAAGAGACGCCGGCGCGGCGTtcgccgccgcacctcctcctcgtctccgcACCGTTACAGGGCCACGTCAACCCGCTCCTCTGCCTGGGCGGGCGCCTCTCTTCCAGGGGCCTCCTCGTCACCTTCACCACCGTACCCCACGATGGACTCAAGCTGAAGCTTCAGCCAAACGATGacggcgccgccatggacgTGGGAAGCGGCAGGCTGCGCTTCGAGCCCCTGCGCGGCGGCCGCCTGTGGGCACCCGCCGATCCCCGGTACCGCGCCCCCGGTGACATGCAGCGCCACATCCAGGACGCCGGCCCAGCTGCGCTCGAGGGGCTCATCCGCCGCCAGGCCAACGCCGGGCGCCCGGTGTCGTTCATCGTGGCGAACGCCTTCGCGCCGTGGGCGGCCGGCGTCGCCAGGGACATGGGCGTCCCGCGCGCCATGCTGTGGACGCAATCCTGCGCCGTCTTGTCGCTGTACTACCACCACTTATACTCGCTCGTGGCATTCCCCCCGGCCGGAGCGGAGACGGGTCTCCCGGTCCCTGTCCCTGGCCTCCCGGCGCTGACCGTCGGCGAGCTCCCAGCATTGGTGTACGCGCCCGAGCCGAACGTCTGGCGCCAAGCGCTCGTCGCGGACCTTGTCAGCCTCCACGACACACTGCCCTGGGTTctcgtcaacaccttcgacgaGCTCGAGCGCGTGGCCATCGAGGCGCTCCGCGCTCATTTGCCGGTGGTGCCAGTCGGCCCCCTCTTCGACACCGGCAGCGGTGCGGGCGAAGACGACGACTGCGTGGCGTGGCTGGACGCGCAGCCGCCGCGATCGGTGGTGTTCGTGGCGTTCGGGagcgtcgtcgtcatcggccGTGACGAAACGGCAGAGGTCGCGGAGGGCCTCGCGAGCACGGGGCATCCGTTCCTGTGGGTCGTGCGCGACGACAGCCGCGAGCTACACCCGCacggcgagagcggcggcggcggcgacaagggCAAGGTGGTGGCGTGGTGCGAGCAGCGGCGAGTGCTCGCGCACCCCGCCGTCGGTTGCTTCGtgacgcactgcgggtggaactcgaccACGGAGGCGCTGGCGGCGGGCGTGCCGGTCGTCGCCTACCCGGCGTGGTCCGACCAGATCACCAACGCCAAGTTACTGGCGGACGTGTACGGCGTCGGTGTCCGGCTCCCGGTGCCACCGACGCGCGACGCCCTGCGCCGGTGCGTCGACGAGGTCATGAGcgggccggaggcggaggcgatgcGGCTGAGGGCGCGGGAGTGGAGCGAcaaggcgagcgcggcggtggctaaCGGCGGGTCGTCGGACATGGGAATCCGGGACTTCGCCGATGCTCTGCTGTCCTTGTCCGTAGAACATGGGTGCTGA